A genomic stretch from Sulfuricurvum sp. includes:
- a CDS encoding alpha-amylase family glycosyl hydrolase encodes MNNETKIKGMGSILHAHGVTFRVWAPHAHHVSVIGSFNEWDATKHPMHSEENGYWYTNVAEAHADDQYLFLLSTPEGEFKRIDPYAREVTSSIGNSIVHDTHFEWQEDDFTLAPWNELVIYELHVGTFNDQEEVSHKGEFSSVSARLGHLKKLGINAIQIMPIGEFAGERSWGYNPSHIFSVDGEYGGPLAFKQFIKSAHLAGIAVILDVVYNHLGPSDLNLWQFDGWSENGRGGIYFYNDDRAITPWGDTRPDYGQGEVRQYLMDNVMMWFEEYHIDGIRLDCTQFIRMVNDSDKRDIPEGRSLLQWINSQIAQKFPGRITIAEDLQNNKWVTKEVGAGGAGFASQWDAMFVHPIRQAVVAPQDEQRSLDSIRDAILYRYNDDAFDRVIYSESHDEVANGHARVPQEINPNDPKGWYAQKRSTLAAAMVFTSPGIPMLFQGQEFLEGGWFRDTVSVDWDQCAEFHGIVRLYRDLIRLRSNHDGFTRGLCGQFTQVYHMNNEHKVIAFHRWDKGGIADDVVIVANFSHEAQEDYVIGFPSEGAWKLRFNSDWEGYNDDFGNFLSTDILTDRGECDGLPYYASVSIGAYSVVIFSQ; translated from the coding sequence ATGAATAATGAAACAAAAATCAAGGGCATGGGATCGATTCTACATGCGCATGGAGTTACTTTCCGTGTGTGGGCACCCCATGCACATCACGTATCCGTTATAGGATCATTTAACGAATGGGATGCAACTAAACACCCAATGCATTCTGAAGAAAATGGGTATTGGTATACCAATGTAGCTGAGGCTCATGCGGATGATCAGTATCTGTTTCTCCTCTCTACGCCAGAGGGTGAGTTTAAACGTATCGATCCGTATGCCCGTGAAGTAACAAGCTCAATCGGAAACAGTATTGTTCACGATACCCATTTTGAGTGGCAAGAGGACGATTTTACACTTGCCCCGTGGAATGAACTTGTCATCTATGAACTGCATGTGGGGACGTTCAATGATCAAGAGGAAGTTAGTCATAAAGGTGAATTTTCATCGGTATCTGCCCGTTTGGGACATTTGAAAAAGCTTGGTATTAATGCGATTCAGATTATGCCGATAGGGGAATTTGCTGGTGAGCGATCGTGGGGATATAACCCTTCCCATATTTTTTCGGTAGATGGTGAATACGGAGGACCATTAGCGTTTAAACAGTTTATTAAGAGCGCTCATCTAGCGGGTATTGCGGTGATACTGGATGTTGTTTATAATCACCTTGGCCCCAGTGACCTTAATTTATGGCAGTTTGACGGTTGGAGTGAAAATGGTCGTGGCGGTATCTATTTTTATAATGATGATAGAGCCATTACCCCATGGGGAGATACTAGACCCGATTACGGACAGGGAGAAGTTCGTCAATATCTTATGGACAATGTTATGATGTGGTTCGAGGAGTATCATATCGATGGTATCCGTTTAGACTGCACCCAGTTTATTCGTATGGTCAATGATTCTGACAAGAGAGATATTCCTGAGGGGCGGAGTCTGCTCCAGTGGATTAATAGCCAAATTGCACAAAAATTTCCCGGTCGTATCACAATCGCCGAGGATCTTCAAAACAATAAATGGGTGACTAAAGAAGTGGGTGCCGGCGGTGCCGGATTCGCCTCTCAGTGGGATGCTATGTTCGTCCATCCCATACGTCAAGCGGTGGTCGCGCCTCAAGATGAGCAACGATCACTCGATTCTATCCGTGATGCTATCTTGTACCGTTACAATGATGATGCCTTTGATCGGGTTATCTACAGTGAATCGCACGATGAAGTCGCAAACGGTCATGCCCGTGTACCCCAAGAGATTAACCCAAACGACCCAAAAGGGTGGTACGCTCAGAAACGTTCAACATTGGCCGCCGCAATGGTTTTTACCTCTCCCGGCATCCCTATGCTTTTTCAAGGTCAAGAATTCCTAGAGGGGGGATGGTTTCGCGATACGGTTAGCGTTGATTGGGATCAATGTGCTGAGTTTCACGGTATCGTTCGATTGTATCGAGATCTTATTCGGTTACGTTCCAACCATGATGGCTTTACGCGTGGTTTGTGTGGACAGTTTACTCAGGTCTATCACATGAATAATGAACACAAAGTGATTGCTTTTCATCGTTGGGATAAGGGGGGTATTGCGGACGATGTTGTTATTGTTGCTAACTTCTCGCATGAGGCACAAGAAGACTACGTTATCGGATTTCCCTCTGAAGGAGCTTGGAAACTCCGTTTCAACAGTGACTGGGAAGGGTACAATGATGATTTCGGTAATTTTCTGAGTACCGATATTCTCACCGACCGAGGAGAGTGTGATGGACTCCCCTATTATGCTTCGGTGTCTATCGGTGCTTACAGTGTAGTGATTTTTTCGCAATAA
- the dapA gene encoding 4-hydroxy-tetrahydrodipicolinate synthase: MNLVTGSTTALITPFKNGKLDEQKYAELIQRQINNGINAVCPVGTTGESATLTYEEDRICMEIAVAVCKGTSTKVLAGAGSNSTAEAIEAALTAQKCGVDAIFSVAPYYNKPSQEGLYQHYKAIAESVPELPFMLYNVPGRTMVDISADTVIRLFDDLPNIYGIKEATGSIERTIELLSHRPELKVLCGDDAIDYAILACGGAGITSVTSNLLPDFKSSLVAKALDGDMNGAKEINDFLFPINKALFLESNPVMIKAAMYIAGLLDTLEYRLPLVAPSTDNLKKLETVLKNYTIVGA, translated from the coding sequence ACCGTTTAAAAACGGGAAACTCGATGAGCAAAAATACGCTGAGCTTATTCAACGACAGATTAACAACGGTATCAACGCCGTATGTCCTGTCGGAACCACAGGAGAGAGTGCAACCCTCACCTACGAAGAAGATCGTATCTGTATGGAGATTGCCGTAGCCGTTTGTAAAGGAACCTCTACCAAAGTCCTCGCAGGTGCAGGGAGCAACTCTACCGCTGAAGCAATCGAAGCGGCATTAACAGCACAAAAATGTGGCGTCGATGCAATCTTTTCCGTCGCTCCGTATTACAACAAACCATCCCAAGAGGGACTTTATCAACACTATAAAGCCATCGCTGAGTCCGTTCCTGAGTTACCGTTCATGCTCTATAACGTTCCGGGGCGTACAATGGTCGATATCAGTGCCGACACCGTTATCCGACTTTTTGATGATCTTCCTAATATCTATGGAATCAAAGAGGCAACAGGGAGTATCGAGCGCACCATCGAGCTCCTCTCTCATCGCCCTGAACTCAAAGTGTTATGCGGCGATGATGCTATCGATTACGCTATCCTCGCATGTGGCGGAGCAGGTATTACTTCGGTCACCTCGAACCTACTCCCTGATTTCAAAAGTTCACTTGTTGCCAAAGCATTGGATGGTGATATGAACGGTGCAAAAGAGATTAATGATTTCCTTTTCCCGATCAATAAAGCCCTCTTTTTAGAGTCTAATCCGGTTATGATCAAAGCGGCAATGTATATCGCAGGACTACTCGATACCCTCGAATACCGATTGCCACTTGTTGCACCAAGCACGGATAATCTTAAAAAACTCGAAACAGTACTAAAAAATTACACTATTGTAGGAGCATAA
- a CDS encoding enoyl-ACP reductase, with amino-acid sequence MTNTMKGKTLVITGATKGIGEAIAEKFAKNGVNIAFTYNSNAETANILAQKWESEYGIKARAYPLNILEPDEFKPLFEAIDADFDRIDFFVSNAMIYGRPVVGGYGKFMRLKPRGLNNIYTATVNAFVVGTQEAAKRMEKVGGGAVVTMSSTGNLIYIENYAGHGTNKAAVEAMSRYAAVELGEMNIRVNAVSGGPIDTDALKAFTNYEEVKAETIKRSAMNRMGSPNDIAGAVYFLCTEEASWITGQTIIVDGGTTFK; translated from the coding sequence ATGACAAACACCATGAAAGGTAAAACCCTCGTAATCACCGGAGCAACCAAAGGGATCGGTGAAGCTATCGCAGAGAAATTTGCGAAAAATGGCGTCAATATCGCATTTACCTATAATTCAAATGCCGAAACCGCTAATATTTTGGCACAAAAATGGGAAAGCGAATACGGAATCAAAGCCCGCGCTTATCCTCTCAATATCTTAGAACCTGATGAATTCAAACCCCTCTTTGAAGCCATCGATGCCGATTTCGATCGTATCGATTTTTTTGTTAGTAACGCGATGATTTACGGTCGTCCTGTTGTCGGCGGATACGGTAAATTTATGCGTCTCAAACCACGCGGTCTTAACAACATCTACACCGCTACCGTCAACGCTTTCGTCGTCGGAACCCAAGAAGCGGCAAAACGGATGGAAAAAGTGGGTGGTGGTGCCGTCGTTACGATGTCAAGTACCGGTAATCTCATCTACATCGAAAACTACGCAGGTCACGGAACCAACAAAGCAGCCGTCGAAGCGATGAGCCGTTACGCGGCAGTAGAACTCGGAGAAATGAATATCCGTGTTAATGCCGTCTCAGGTGGTCCTATCGATACCGATGCGCTTAAAGCATTCACCAACTACGAAGAGGTCAAAGCCGAAACTATCAAACGCTCCGCGATGAACCGTATGGGAAGCCCGAACGACATCGCAGGAGCCGTCTATTTCCTCTGTACCGAAGAAGCGAGTTGGATTACCGGACAAACTATCATCGTCGATGGCGGAACAACGTTTAAATAA
- the pgsA gene encoding CDP-diacylglycerol--glycerol-3-phosphate 3-phosphatidyltransferase, whose translation MFNIPNILALIRLFIAPIMFWIILNPQVFTDMGWHVSWTYYIATLLFVIASTTDFFDGYVARELDQITIVGQILDPLADKMLTLAAFLGLMMSGVASAWAIYIIIVRELFITGLRTLSLSEGIDVSASMAGKVKTVAQMIAIGFLLMHWTGGSTLLWIAVALTVYSGVEYVVGFSKAYKGKM comes from the coding sequence TTGTTCAATATTCCCAATATTTTAGCTTTAATCCGTCTCTTCATCGCTCCAATAATGTTTTGGATCATCCTAAATCCTCAAGTATTCACCGATATGGGATGGCATGTCAGTTGGACCTATTACATCGCCACATTGCTCTTTGTAATCGCCAGTACAACCGATTTTTTCGATGGTTACGTTGCTCGTGAACTCGATCAAATCACTATCGTCGGACAAATCCTCGATCCACTCGCCGATAAAATGCTCACTCTCGCCGCGTTTTTAGGTTTAATGATGAGTGGTGTTGCCTCAGCATGGGCAATTTATATCATTATCGTTCGAGAACTGTTTATCACAGGTCTTCGCACCCTCTCCCTCTCGGAGGGGATTGATGTTAGTGCCTCCATGGCAGGAAAGGTAAAAACTGTAGCACAGATGATTGCTATCGGATTTTTACTAATGCATTGGACTGGTGGAAGCACACTATTATGGATAGCTGTTGCCCTAACCGTCTATTCGGGTGTTGAATATGTAGTTGGGTTTAGTAAAGCCTATAAAGGGAAAATGTAA